One Gossypium hirsutum isolate 1008001.06 chromosome A08, Gossypium_hirsutum_v2.1, whole genome shotgun sequence genomic window, aaattaaaaataaaatttataatatataaaaaattaaatctatattcttcaaaaaaaaaacaaaatttatagtaataaataatactataatgtaaatactaaaaaatattagGTTTgttacacataaaattttaataaattaaaaaaatattaaaatttaaattaaaaataatataaatattttattcaataaaaaataaaaaataatataaacggatataaaataaatttaaagaaatttcatcatatataaatatgaagatttagacaaattttaaacttttattttgaaaatctaatttgaaagtatattaatataatgATTAAACCTAATTTCCACCTATTGTTAACTACCCCATAAACaactttaaatataatataataataaagaggAGAGAATCCATGTTGGTAACGAAGGGGAATAAGAATATCTCAAAACAAAAAAGTGCCAAAAGGTTTAAGAAAAGTTAGGAATAAGAAGCAAAACAGTTTCTTCATCCATGGAGTActgaaaaactaaaataaatccaACTTTCAAAGCTAATAAggaatcaatttcatatatataattcaaatcaTCATATCCTCTAAATAACCCCGAAAGAAGAACATAAGGAGAAGAAGCAGGCCTCCATGGAAACATCTTATGAAGATTTTGAGCCTTCGTGCAAATGGAGAAGGGATCAAAACTGTGACAAGCTTGAAGTCCATCTTTCAGGTATAGTTACACAATATCCATccatacatacataatatatccATTAATGATCTTGAAGTGAGCAAATTTAGTGATTACCGTAGGATTCAGAAGGCAGCAATTGAAAGTTGAAATTCACAGTTCTGGGATCTTGGAAATTTCTGGAGAACGTCTAATGGATGAAGGTAAATCGAAAAGAATAATAAGCAGATTCAGGAAAGAATTCCCAATTTCAGAAGATTATCAACGAACCCAAATTCATGCAAAGTTCTATAATGGCATTCTTCACCTGGTAATGCCTAAAGAAATTGTTCCCACCATTTCTTCTCCtgctggtggtggtggtgatgagGATAATGATGGCAAAGCTTCAAGTAGTGGTACATCATATTTAACGTGTTTAatgaagttgaataaaaatatagCTTTGGACATCATGATATTAGCAATTTCCTTGGCAATTGTTGTAGCTTATGTGAAGAAATATTGTCAATGTTCTTCTTTGGAATAAGTTgtactaaatttgtaattttaacaTCATATAATATGTATCCGTACTGTATGACAGAGGGTGTGTTTTTAATCTACCTTGTTTTTAATCCGTTGTTTTGGAAGTAAATTCACCGATAGTAATAATGTAATGGACGTTTCTCGAAATAAATAtcgaaatcaaaaaaataaaaataattagttagAAATCTGATCgaaaataaatttagaagaaAATCGCCAAAACCACACTAGATTCAATTATCAAAAAAGATTGGAGAGAACACAAATGataccaaaattaaaaaatttaaataccaaaatagaCATTGAAGCTAAACTCGAATactaaattaagataaaaaaccTCATATactaaattaaacactaaaattaaactcaatacaaataatatatttaatcctAAAAATTACTTATCAAAGAAAGAGGGAAATATAAAGGGGATACCATTTCCATAAGAACTCTCAAGTAAATATGTAACACTTTTAATAAGTTTATTGGATTTAGATCAGATTAGTCAACTGAACTTAAAACAATTGGTCtatcgatttaaaaaaaaaagaagttgaatcgGTTGATTCGCGAATCGATATTAATCAGTTAAATCGACGgttaaatttctttatttttaatatactttttaataatttatttaattaaatcagaCCAACCGATTATACCATTCCAATTGGGAATCGATAGtctgaattttaatgaaatagttttaaattaaCAACAACGAGAAACTCTTTACAAATACGTACACCTaattaagccttaaacataaataaaacattttattattcaaGAAAGCATTCAAAGGTGATAACGGCATAGAAGATGAGGATTGATTAATCTGAGCCGTTGAAATCAATCAATCAGCTTTGCAAATTTCCATAACCCAATGGTTATAAGCACGACAAACAATTTTCAAAGAAGAGAAACCAGCTTGTTTGGTCAATGCCTCGAACTCTTGTTTGGTCCTCTCTTTAGCACCTGGAAGAATATGAAATAAAACTATGTCTCGTTCCAAGATTGTTTTCGAAATAATGTCTGTCTCTGGTACTTCTCTTATTATGGCTTCCACCGATACGATTTTACCATTTTTAGGCAATGCATCGTAACAAACTTTGAGTAACTTCAAGCATTGATCATCGCCCCAGTCATGAAGCACCCACTGAAAAGAAAAGCACAATATTAAatactaatttaattttcaaagtcaaactaagTTATCATCCATGTTGGTTTTATAGTTTGTAAAGACTAATTCTTTTGAAATTTATAGTcgtttttttcaataatattctCTTCAAAGTTCGAATTTTAATCCTCAATTCGTGAGAATTAACAAATTAATGTGGatttatatatttctaaataCTAACCTTGAAGAAAATAACTTCCGCTTTAGGAATTTCCATAAACATATCTCCAGCTATGTGCTCCACCCCTAAAATGTTACAAAAGAAAATGATAGAAAATTGTTAAGCTCATTGTTCAAATCATATATTAAGCCCCAAGAAAGGGAAAAGCAAATTAAGAAATAATATAAtaggttaaaatttattattaatttttgtagTATGCGTAAATTGtagattttatttttgtattttttagaaTATTGAAATTTCAGTCTTGATCAGATTCAATTATCAAATTCATTAAGCTatgttatttctaaaattttatttgacaAATATATCATTATATGTGTAATGACATGGTGAAACTGAAATTTATGTTCAATGGGTTTAATGGCTGTCATTTATGTCAAAacttaaatttctaaatttaaactaaaaaggATTAGATTGAAGAACATAATCTAAATCTATAACTAATTTACGCATAGTATATaactaattgaaaattttaaccaAGCAGATTTTGtcaggattgaaattttaaaattaaaaaaaaagtacaaagactaaaattgattaaattaaattatagggactaaatccaaaaataattaatattatatggaCTAATAGTATAATTCGACCAACAATATTACCTGGGCAAGGAATTGCATCTTTAATTACTTGGGGCAGGTCAAAATTAATACCCCTGATCTGTGGATGCTTTGAAACAATGAGTTTAAGGTTGGTACCAACTCCACCTCCCACATCGACCACTTGGCTCACACCCTCAAATCCTTTGTAATTTTTAAGAACTTGGTTCATTGTAAAAGTGGTGTCAATCGACATTAGTCGATTGAAACATTCTGACATATCATCATCATCAGCTAGCAGTTCAAATAAGTGTTTCCCAAATGCTTTCTTGCATGAGAATCCTCCCTCCAACGTCACATCCTTCAAGAATTTCctgtaataaaaatatatatttatatgaaaatacaatatATAGATAAGTTAGGTTGTGGTGGCTGATGATGATTCATGAAAGTCATAAGAGAGTTCTTATCACTGGGCCTTGGGGGTCTTCATAGGGTACCATGCGCCTTTCCTAATATGTCACAGGCTTTTCTCTTATTGGTTTTGTATATTCCTTGAAGTTTTTAAGTACGAATTATCATGTCAagaaaacacataaatggaatgTATGAATAACAGATGTCCTCGTAGTGTGTGATCATCTCCTTGTGAGCCAACGAGATATATAGGTTCTGGAAGAGTAGTCTTATTCTTGTGGGTCCTTAGCTCGTGGAAGTCATGAGGTGGACTTGCGAGGCGTAAGTATAACATAGATGAAGGATAGATAGGGgataaagaacaaaagaaaaacttAATTACCAGCATTCGACAACGTATTTTTCGAGGAGGATACGTAACATAGGAACAAAGGAGACtccatctttgtttcgaaggAAGTATTTTCCGACTGATGAAAGACCATATGATCTTTGAGTCAGCCCATCTTGGCCAGTGATTTGATTACACGTTAAGATGGAGTGAGTGGCCAAAAGCTTGAGCATTCGATCAACAATGGAATGGGCGTTTGGATTATTGGTGGGAAGCTTAGAGACGATATCAGCAATCGACACCGTACCAGGAGGAGTGTCGGCAGCTTTGGCTATAATCTCTAACAAGCCAAGATCGACGACAACTTTCAAAGTGAAAGGGAGTGATGAAATGGAAGCCAAATGCATGGCTTGCAAGATGTCAGCTTCTTCTTCATGATTTGATGCAGAATCATTTTGCTGTGAAGAACCCATGGCGTTTAAATGCCTTAGAGAAGAAGATGAAGCTTTAATTATCAAGTATATATTCAAAACAACTCATCCCATTTTATATAGGTAATAGAAACATCCAATTGCATGTAGCTAAAGCAAGCCAATCGACAATGGAGGgttgaattataataataaaaatgcaaaatcaagcacataaaaaatatgcaaaatcaagcacttaacataaaatattagaaaaaccCTCAATATAAACGAAATAAAACCCATCACTAACAATATGATCTAGAATGCTATCTGTAAAAGTAATATAGATTTAAATAatggaaatttgaaaaaattaatttttacctTTGCTTCGAGCTAaggataataattaaaatatttaaatttaaatattatctaaatttacagtaattgattaaaaaaacaaatgggaTATGCAAATATATAATTATGCTTATATGCTCTATCCACTGCTATCCTTGTTTAGATTTAAATTTGAGTTATATCTAACTATACATTGGTTTATTAGCTTGATTTATCCTGTCAATTTATATAAGAATAAAATGATTGAGTACGATGGAGTGGGTGGCTAAAAGCCTGAGCATTCGATCAACAATAGAAGGCACGTCTGGGTTATTGGTGGGGAGTTTAGAGGTGACCTCAGAAACCGACAGCGTACTAGGATGTGTAGTTTATGAAAAAGAGAAGAATTCTTTCTGAACCTCATAAACTTATCTTGAATATAGTATTATGGGTATTTAATACAATCACGTAAGAGCTAACAGTAACAGCTAACAGTTGACTACTTAACAACTAGCTAACTCCTTTAACTAACTGCGACAGTAACAGTAACTGTTGGAATACTCATAACAGGATGAGTGTCGGCGGCTTTGGCTATGATCTCTAACAAGCCGAGATCGACGATGACTTTCAAAGTGAAAGGGAGTGATGAAATGGAAGCTAAATGCATGGCTTGCAAAACGTTGCTTCATCTTCATGATTTGATGAACTGCAAAACGGTGAAGAATCATTTATGGCGGTTGAATATCTTAGAGAAAGAAGAGTTTAATTAGCAAGTATACGTTCAAAATAGAGGTGCTCCTCGCCGGGCCGGGTTGAGTTGGTGCCGTGCTCAACCAAAGTTTAGGCGTACCTAAAAAATAGGCATAAATTTTGCTCAAATTCGATTCggagaaaaatttaaaattaagttccaactcatctgtattaattttttatataatttttaaatatatatatataatatctcaaaaatactaaaatgttaaaattaatatttctcaacaaattaaaaataaattttaaaaaatatatatatttaaataatattaagatagatacaacttaacaagtaaatcttctaaaaaataacaaaattaacaataaaacaagtgtaatacaatatccaaataatagcaacaaaataatagtaacataatagtgaaattgtaataaaataggaagaaaacaaagataaaatagtattaaaacaataaaaaatagtagatttttttgtctttttgtaaATTCAGGTCAAGTTTAGGTAAAAAATACCTTACCCGAAGCCGAGACTCGACTTATTTTTAAAAGAACCTTATTTTTTGCTCAAATTCATTTTTGAGTTTATACTTTTACCCAAACCTTTCTACTTTTTAGACAACTCGGCCTAACTCATAAATAGGTCTATTTCAAAATAATTGACTCTGATTCTCATTTTATATAGATAAAAACATCCAATTGTAAGTAGCGAAATACAGGAGGAGCAATTTTCAATTTAACTATATTTGGTCGGATAAATGTTTTAACTCCTAAATTTGGTACTTGATTAAgggaatattttatattaaaattatctctATCCCTTTAAGGAaggttattttttaaatatataacttaaacGTGGAAAATACCGTCACaccaatttattaaatttattttgacttaaatttttaagattataatttttggtagaatttattaaattgatattattgcCACCCCTAtatgcatattatatatatatatatatattctttttcaaACATTCAATTACTTCAATCTTAAGTTATTgtttaaaatattcaatataCCCAATTTGTCAAAAAGCCTACTCGGCTCAATCAAGGAAAATCCAAagttattttctaaaatattaaaaagtaacaTTTATGGATTCATTGATAGCCCATAATAATATTTTAGggattgaatgaaattttaatctatattttataatttttaaaagattaaattaattttttataattaaagtatgattttatctttactaatttaaaattttaaaaaattttaaaaaacttaaataataatttttcattttagaggcCGAGCTCTCTACCAGCCCCTTAGCTACGCCTCTATTTATTGATATCCATTtatcttattattaaattaacaacaataaaattCCTACAATCAACTAATAAAATATTCAAAGGTGATAACAATGATTAATCTAAGTCATTGAAATCAATCAATCAGTTTATCTCCCTTTCAATGGTAGTTTCCTAGATACTTTCTCCCCctaaaaaaaacaacaccataTCCTAAAAGTAGCAATTCAggactatttatattattgtagGGCTAAATTCATACCATTTTCCACATACAAATATCATCTAATATAGCTAACTGTCTTTGTCACAAACACTTCAGAGCAAATTAGCATAAAGTTACATAACAACATTACAGACATATATGGCTTGACATGGCTCACTGAATCAAACAAACTACTCTTGGAACAAGCAACACTAAGTAAGACTTTGTTCTTCATCTTCAACATTCTTCTTTCCTCttctttcctcttctttctttggTGCGGTTTCAATTTCCCTAGTAAACATAGATCTTGTTCTCACCCTCTTGGGTTGGGTAGTGCCAGAGGTAGTGGGTACTCTCTTTATCACAATATTTGATCAAAGACAATTAGATATATGTAAATATCTAAATCTATTATATATACTTGTCGAAActgtttttttaatttgaaaaacggAGATCGACTTTGAAGAGAAAtatggagttgccaccaatcctttttgtttcggTGTGATCGAATcacttataaaacattttattttattagaatattGATTTTGGCCCACGAAATTcaagaaaacgagttcgggagtcggttacgtgcgaggaaggattagcacccttgcaacgcccaaaattggtaccttattgattaattaatgtcctaatgtcgaaaatttgaaaagattttgaaatacaATCCCTTTAAGAAAAAGTTTGGATAACTTGAAGTGAATATTGAGATTCTCTTAttccaaagaaataaaatatcatatccagcacgttaggatacgacatttcaaaccctcgatatcaagatcatctcatgatttccaaagttcatacattgaaaattttaaaaggatattcggctatttagtcaaacgaaaaatcgagacccaacacgttagggcacaatttctcgaattcccaaacatggaatattgcctttgtttttagcaaatttttttctttaatagcatttatttcagatttaaaataaataataataataataaaacagaaaagtaataaatgaataaatcaaaacAGGTTAAGGACAactttgaaattaaaacaaaatatgaaatCTAAAAACTAAACATTAAATCAACAAGAGGATTCAGATGGAATGCGCGCGCAAAGAATAGGGGTTGACTGGGTAATTATCCCAAACCCTTAAAACGCATCATTTCAATGCAAACCTAAATGAATCAAAAACAGAAATTATGGGGTAAAAATAACAAAGATAGAAAAATGCAAGACCACATTGCATTACACCGCAAAAATAGAAGGGTCTATTGCGCAAATATCCCTTCACAGCAAAAATGTCGGATCCCGAGGGTATCGGGTTGGATCGAATAGGGTGTGTGGCCTGTACGACACCGTTTTACAGCCACTGAAATAGGCTTTAAACGGTACCGTCTCACATCttttataaagtaaaaaaaaaccctaaaacactcatgaaatgaaaaaaaaaactaatcctCTCCTCTGCTTGGCCGACCCAACAGTCCCTTCATTCGGACGCCCTTACACCACTGTAAGCAGTGGTTGGCAACACGCAGAGGTGCCATGTAGGACCAAACCTCGAGAGTTATCAGTTTCGGCCTC contains:
- the LOC107936296 gene encoding caffeic acid 3-O-methyltransferase gives rise to the protein MGSSQQNDSASNHEEEADILQAMHLASISSLPFTLKVVVDLGLLEIIAKAADTPPGTVSIADIVSKLPTNNPNAHSIVDRMLKLLATHSILTCNQITGQDGLTQRSYGLSSVGKYFLRNKDGVSFVPMLRILLEKYVVECWKFLKDVTLEGGFSCKKAFGKHLFELLADDDDMSECFNRLMSIDTTFTMNQVLKNYKGFEGVSQVVDVGGGVGTNLKLIVSKHPQIRGINFDLPQVIKDAIPCPGVEHIAGDMFMEIPKAEVIFFKWVLHDWGDDQCLKLLKVCYDALPKNGKIVSVEAIIREVPETDIISKTILERDIVLFHILPGAKERTKQEFEALTKQAGFSSLKIVCRAYNHWVMEICKAD
- the LOC107936301 gene encoding inactive protein RESTRICTED TEV MOVEMENT 2; translation: METSYEDFEPSCKWRRDQNCDKLEVHLSGFRRQQLKVEIHSSGILEISGERLMDEGKSKRIISRFRKEFPISEDYQRTQIHAKFYNGILHLVMPKEIVPTISSPAGGGGDEDNDGKASSSGTSYLTCLMKLNKNIALDIMILAISLAIVVAYVKKYCQCSSLE